The genome window CGAAACCGGATGCTCAAGGTGCTTCGGAAGGATGCCATTCCCGGATACCTCATGGCGTACAACGAGGTCTTGGGGGGCCTGCGGCCGCTGGACCTGCTGACGAGCGGGCAGGCGGACAAGGTCGTGGCGGACATCGCCAGCCTGGAAGCGGGAGTCTTCGTTTAGGTGCTCCCCGCTTTTTCAAAGATTCTTTCGTCCCTTCCGACGAAGGCGTACCGCGGCGTGGTGCACCGCCATATCCCGGAGGGAGGAGATGCTGCAGCGACCTCTTTCAGTCGTTCCGCCGGCGGGCGGTGGAATCCTCCCGGGGAGTTCGGTGCTCTTTACACGACCACGGATGAAGACGACATCGAGCGAGAGATGGAGCGCGCTGTCGAAAAGCGTGGCATTACGCCCAAAGACCTTCTGCCGAGGGACATCGTGACGATCGCGGTTTCCCTGCAAAAGGTTCTGGACCTGACGGATCCGGCGATACTCAGCGCTCTCAAGTTCAATGCCGACGATTTGACGAAAGATGTCTACGAAGGCACCTGTGATCTGGCGAGGGCGGTCTTCAAGGCCGGGATCGAAGGAATCGTTGTGCCTTCTGCCATTGGCAAAGGCAAGAATCTCGTTATCTATTCTGGAAATCTTTCCTCGAAGTCCTCAGTTTCAGAGAAGAAGAGAAGGAAGATGCACTTATAGATGTTCGCCGCTTGGCGCCAACCCCGGAACCGGGACAGACCGGGAAACGACGC of Deltaproteobacteria bacterium contains these proteins:
- a CDS encoding RES family NAD+ phosphorylase, with translation MLPAFSKILSSLPTKAYRGVVHRHIPEGGDAAATSFSRSAGGRWNPPGEFGALYTTTDEDDIEREMERAVEKRGITPKDLLPRDIVTIAVSLQKVLDLTDPAILSALKFNADDLTKDVYEGTCDLARAVFKAGIEGIVVPSAIGKGKNLVIYSGNLSSKSSVSEKKRRKMHL